A stretch of DNA from Phocoena sinus isolate mPhoSin1 chromosome 5, mPhoSin1.pri, whole genome shotgun sequence:
TACGAAagagccaggcacacagtagggccTGTCAGTGCAGGCTTGCTTTCATCTACCTCTAAGCCAGAGGTTTGCATCCAAGTGTGGCTCTATCAGGCAGGGGACACACCTGGAGGATTGCCCCGGGGGTGCCTCTGGGGTAGGAAATTTTATGTCTGCCTTACATAGAGAAGGAAACTGGGGTTAACTCTGACGGGTGCTCTCCCGGAAAGTCTGGGCCACTAACACCAAGCATCACGATCTATCCAAGGTTCAGCCTGACCTTCCCAGAATTTGGGTGGGAATTGGGAGGCAGAAGCATGGCAGCTGGAGGAGGCATCCCAAATTGTTTCTGGAAAGAAGTATCCAGAGGTGACAACTTGTGATGCAGTAGGAGACACAGTTAATTGGGGCCCACTATGGATTTCTTTATCCTGTTCTTTCTGTAGTCTTGTAAATTCCCGGGGGTTTCATTTAACAGGCCCAGCTCTCTTTGCTTAGATTGGAGATTCTTGGATAGGAGATGGATTTTCAGCGTTAGAGCCCTTAAGAGCCCCACCGTGATAAAACTACTAAAACCCAGATTGAAAACCAGTGTTATAGTAACCCCCCAAACtcatcctttccctctctccagtGCGTGAACGGGAGGATAGAGTCTGTTCCGACTTCCAGATGTGCAGTGTGATGGCTAATTGCTAACAGAGTCTACAGTATCAGTTTGCTTCCTCCCTGCTAGGAACAAGAATATTCCATCATCACAGTTTGCACTTCAGAGGTTGCCAGTAACAGGCTCTGAGAAGCTGGGCTGACAAGGGTGGTGATGTggacctcccacctcccacccctaaGCAGCCCAGAGTTTGGGAGACTCTAGTCCCAGCATCTGTGCCTGTTTTTGCCTTTTAGAGCCTGTGTACGTTCCCTTCCTGATCGTTGGCTCCATCTTCATCGCCTTCATCATCCTGGGCTCTTTAGTGGCTGTTTATTGCTGCACCTGCTTGAGACCCAAGGAGCCCTCGCAGCAGCCAATCCGCTTCTCGCTCCGCACCTATCAGACGGAGACCCTTCCCATGATCCTGACCTCCACGAACCTCAGGGCACCTTCTAGGCAGTCCAGCACGGCCACCAGCTCCAGCTCCACAGGGGGCTCCATCCGAAGGTTCTCCTTTGCCAGagcagagccaggctgcctggtgcCCTCACCACCCCCGCCTTATACCACAGGCCACCCAATCCACCTGACCCAACCGTCCGGTTTCCTGGTGTCACCCCAGTACTTTGCTTACCCACTCCAGCAGGAGCCACCACTGCCTGGGAAGAGCTGTCCAGACTTCAGTTCCAGTTGACAGGCCATGGCTACAGATCCACCGCGTAGTGCAATGGCAGACCCACGGACGCTGCTGCCACGGCCACCAGGATTTCTGAGGAAATTTCCCTTGAACCCAGCAATGTCATGGAGAAGAGCGCAAGGAAAATACAGCCCCTTCTAATCTTGAGGTTCCTGGCTCCAGTCGCAGAATGGCTGTTAGAGAATTGCTTTCTGTCTTTGAAAACATGGTGACTATTACATTTCAATTTATGttacttttattcaaaataggCAGCAGTCCGACTTTAAAGTTACAAATTGGCTGAAGATGTTTTATTGGACAACTCAGCTATCCTGCTTAGAAAAGGCCTACGttgttcttttttcattataAGTTGTTTAGTGAGtgataatacaaatatatataaaaataaaccaagaaatATACCCGATTGTAATTATTGAAGgttcacttaaaaattaattgcTAAGTAAACTGAGGGGACAGTGAACAACCTATTTATAATTTGGGGAGCAACTTAACTGTGAATAATATTAGCATCATGGGAacagttactttttaaattaatagctaaattttgtttaaaatataagagCGTCTTGAGAATACAAGATTTCAATAACCACCTGAGAAgtttaacattttacatatttacttAGATATTCATTGTAACAGAGATCTTACGTAAAAGCATTTCCCCCACCCACCCGAGGGAGTATTTATTGCAGACTTTTTGTTCAGCAACATTTAGTGTTTAAATGAAAGTTGGACAGTTGgttcttaaaacatttatttgtaaaatgacttATGTACAAATGTAAAGATTTGTAATTTAATGTATTTACCACCTTGACGGTACTAATTAGTGGTCGCACTgtcattttttatgttaataataagTGTGGAGTTCAAAGTCCAGCTTCGGCTATAATCATCTGATATTATGTATCTTAAGTGCCACTGAATTCCATGTCTGATGACTAAATATTTGGGCATATATCCTGCTggattagaataaataaaatcttttatgttTTCGTGAAATCTCTTTGAAAGTTTAGATCAAAGTGCTTCATTTTATCGTCTTAATGATACTCTTTGCTATTCAGTAAAAGGAAATGTCTTTGCCTAACACTTCGTaatttgaaatgaagaaaatccTACACTGATTTTGAATTACGTTAGAAAGGTATTTTCTGCAGCGGGACTCCTGAAAGCAGCCAAGGAAGTGAATTTTTATGGAGATATCAGCCTGTGGGCTTCAGCCCTCAGATGTGTTATTTGCATAGATCTAAAAATTGGGACATTTCTCATAAGAATCTGATTTTTGGCTTCTCGTGGCAGGAAAAGGATGTAGCACCAAGGGTCCTGCTCTGCCAGGGGGTCAGGAGGTCCTTTTCGGAGAGGACAGTTGCCTTTTGCCAGCCTCCTGCCCGGTCTCCCCGACCTGGCTCATCTCCTTCAGTTTTGTTGCCTCCTGTCCCTTACGGATGTCCTTTGAAAACCCAGGTTTATATGAATTCATACTATCATATGACATCCTCAACAGCTCTTGTCAAATACAGCTACTTAGAGGTGGAATTCTGACCTAGGGAAAGTCATCTGGCCTTGCCCTTTGCTTTCTAGTTGAGGAAACAAGTTGGAAGATACTATGCCTTTGCCCACTCTGATGGCAGAGGACCTCTGACTTCTAGTCCCCTGCTTTCAATTAACAGTGGCCTGACTTCCAGGTATCCCAGGATAGCCCCAATAATTCAGGAAtaaagggaaggcaggaagggagagagggaaggagggagggaggaaggagggaaggagggagggagggagggagggagggagtaaagGCTGAATGTGAAAGGATAAACATTTGTGAGAAGTTCTGGAACTCACTCCTGTGTTATTAGGCTGGCTTTATTTATGTTTGTTACATTCTGCTcctttgatattttaaagttaatcttTACTGGGCTTTTATGACCCAAACactattctaaatatttacatGTACTAACTCATTTTATCTGTAAGCAATGCAACAGGGAGGTATTATAATTCCTATTTTTACAGATTTGGAAACCGAGGCATGCAGGAGTGTAGTAACTAGCCCGAGGTCCCACAGCTAGTCAGTCCTGGAGCTGTATGCATAACCATAGTCAAACAGCAAGGGAACAGGTTTGCTACACTGGCAACTCACACCCCAGAGGCGCTCTGCTGTTAATGTGATGctttttccaaatgaagcaaaGTTTGATCTTCTTTTGATTTGCACAGTTGTTTCATATCTGGAAAATTCAGTGTATATTAAGGCAGTGGGGAAAGCACTTTTTCAGTACGATGGGATTAGGTTTTTCCACCGAAAGGAATGGAGGGACATTTCAAAGTCATGCCCCTGGACATCAAATCTTTGTTGGGTGCACTGTCCCATGCATTGTAGGATCTCTGAAAAACAGAAGTTCCATATTTTGAAAAGTAGTTATGCAAATAATGGGTAACATTTATTAAGAACCATGTGTGTGCTGTATGACGTGtatcacttaatcttcacaagcCGTAAGTCGGGACTATTATCACACCTATTTTGCAGCTaaagaaagcaaagcagaaagGTTGGACACTGTGCCCAAGGTCAACAATAatagagccaggatctgaacccaggcagtctgcttTGAAACTCTACATTAACTTTATGGCATGTACCTAGAAGGCCtaattttctcaggaaaaaatTATCCAACCTACTTTTCAGAAAATCTATTTGGGGAGGAGTGATTGACTGTAATATGGTACATACCCTGCAGATAGAGGGGATTGTAACCATCAATAGGATTGGTGCTACATTATGAGAACGTAGACTAATACAGAGCACAAGTAGAAACACTAGAGGACAAACATTTCTCCCTTTATACCTGAGACACTTGAGAGAGCAGAGGGTGATTTAGatggattttggagtcagagTGTCTGGGTTAGTTTCCTGGGTCTGTTACCCATAAGCTGAGTGGCTTTGGGCAACTTACTTTAAAACATCACTGtgtctcagtcttctcatttataaaatgaagatgttGATGGCACCCTATTGCTGAGGGTTGTCTTGACGAATCAGAAGTCAGAAGCACTCTCAAATCACTTGCAATCTAGAGGGGAGGGAGCTGTGTAGTAAGTCCACGATACACAATAGAAAGCAGATGAAATACCCCAGCATATAAATGCAGGACTGAGTTCTGTGGGAGGGCAGATCCAACGCTGATTGGAGTGCAGGGGACAGAGAAAACGGCCCGACGGTTTGATGAGAGTTAGTCTCTGGTAATCCACGGCCTCCTTCGATACCTGGCCAACTTCTCCTTATTAACTGCGACAGAGCACCCTCCCACCCTGCACTCATGGCCTGTGGATTTATTTTATCATCTgctttagaaaaatgtatttaataaatttgctttaaaatggttattCACTCCAAACCCAACCCATTGTATTTGTAGCTGTCCAAATGCATAGGTGTTCCCTCTTATTTTCccacctgtttctttttcagtGATGTTATTC
This window harbors:
- the SHISA3 gene encoding protein shisa-3 homolog; translation: MGALLALCLLLGWLRGGPADAQQSGEYCHGWVDVQGNYHEGFQCPEDFDTLDATICCGSCALRYCCAAADARLEQGGCTNDRGELEHPGITAQPVYVPFLIVGSIFIAFIILGSLVAVYCCTCLRPKEPSQQPIRFSLRTYQTETLPMILTSTNLRAPSRQSSTATSSSSTGGSIRRFSFARAEPGCLVPSPPPPYTTGHPIHLTQPSGFLVSPQYFAYPLQQEPPLPGKSCPDFSSS